The window AAGCGCCTCTGTCTTCCCCTTCCACATCTGGCACGTCTCTCCCTCACCATCTGTTCCTCTGCTTGATCACAGTCTGTGTCAAGAgtcctcctgcttctcttcgTCTCTCCAAATCAGAGGCCATCCATCAAATTCTCCCTTGCATCTTTTTTGGTCACATCCCAGCTCCCTCTCCACTtcacccctctccctccatcttaaTCTGAGGTTAAACATAGCTCTCCCAGGTCCTTAAGCACACTCGGTGTCACACACTCCCTGTCATCCCCCCCTGTTCTGTTGACACCTGAACATTGATGTGGTTTAGTGTCTGGATCACTTTCAAAATGCTGAGTTCAGTCAGTTAAAAGTGCAGCCAAAAGTGCAGCGTGCTTGAAGGTTTCAGTCTATAGAGAGAGTTCCAGCAGCCCTTTTGGCTCGTGTGATTCAGCAGTGATTTAACCTAAGTCCTGATTGTCATTTTCTGTGTAATGAGGAAATTTCCCACCACTGACCATGCCTGACATCTGTAATTAACTTGGGCAAATAGAGCAGGTCTGCGGGGCTCCAGTTAGCGAGGGTGCAACGCTCCGCTCTGTCAGCCCCAGTTTGTGATTTGGATTGATAAAGACTGTCgtatttttacataaaaatcttGGCTAGCGCAGCTCTAAATCTCATTTACTAATAAACAGGAGCTGATGAAATAATCCTGCCAACGCTAAGGTTGCTGGTAAAGCAGAACTGGCACTGGTAATGTTGTTTTCCCGCAGGGGGATGAGCACATTTTACTTTATCTGACAGGACTGATCAACTGCCAGTTCTGGCAACTAAAAGGTGGACAGCATAGAGGGAGGAACTGCTTAAAAGAATCATTTTGAAGCATGAAACATAATCACCCACACAGAATCCTGTTAATCACGACTATTTCAGCAGGCATTTTGaggtaatgaaaaaaaatttgGATACAGCtcaattttttttctgcccctgCAGAAATGACCAATGAGTCCGAACAGGTCATCGCTCCATGACAGGCCAGATTCCAATCGCTATAGATCAGCCCTGTCCCCCGCATTGGTATAGTTATATGGAAAACGTTTGGGCCTGTGAGCTGAAATATCAGTGTCATCAATCATGTAGAGATTTGCAAAGACCATTTACTGATTCACCACCCAGAAACAACACTAACACAGAGGAGGGTATTCTTCACCCTGTAGTCTGCTCTGCAATTTATGGTCTCCCGCTGGGTGAATGAAATGTACACAATTTCTCTGCAGTTAAagtaaacaaaaccaaagcTTCTAAAactgtttgtgtctttacaCAGTGTACCAACCCTCTCAAAGTGTCCCTGTCTGTTTGTGCCAAATTGagcttttgaaaaaagaaaactgtctcTGCACTTGAGGGGTTTGTCATCCAAGAGGGAGGGTGGCTCACGCCTTGTCAACGTATCACACGATACTGGTGACAGATCTGTCAGCTTTTTCATGAGTGTTTCTTGAGAGGAGGATTTTGTGCAAAATTGTCATCAAtgtttgaacacagaaacacagaagttATGTTTCGTAAGACTCCTCGTCATGAAAGCCAAGGAGGAGACAAACATCCATGTACGGTATGTAAAGTCACTTACttgaatttaattatttaatattcCCACAGCTTATTAGGAtgtattttaatcaatttaatgCATTCTTGTGGGGAAATTGTTGTCAAAAGATACAGAAGCACTGTTATGTCCACACTTAATGATGCTTTTAAATTGAATGaatgcatgtttatttactGTCTATGAAGtaattttgtaaaatatgacttAATTTATTTGTACACAACACTGTCAGTACAAGTATTAACAGCAGATTGTTGATCCCCCTTGTGTTTCCTAACAATaagctaaatgtaaatgtctgttttggCATTCCTCATACACTCATGTAGTGTGCTATGTTGACCACTAGGCGGTGTTCAAGCACCGACAAAGCGCAGGTTAAACCGTCTTGGTTACAGCAAAGTGGAGCTCATCAGCCAATCAAGTTCAACCAGGAAGTTGACCGACAGTCACACGGAAGTTGCGTTGACCCGCTGCTGCATCAACGTGCTAACGGGTAAAGGTGAGCGAAGACTAATGACACAACCCAATGTCCTTAGCAAACTCTTAGAGATATAAACCCCACAAGGACTTTGTTTTTTCGAGCAAACGTTAGTTCGCAGTAATGTCAACCGTTTCTTCACGTCGTCAGATGCTGTGTCCAGTCAGTTATACCCCTGTTCCCCGACGTTGTGTGGTTAGCTGACGCAATGCCAAACTCCATAACAAATTTGATCATATAATGTTCTTCCTTGTGTACAAAGTAAACTACACGGCCTGGGACATATGTAAAAGCTCTTTCGGAATAAAGGAGTAGCGCTTTTCATTTCGGCGAGGATGCAACAAACTAAAAAGCGCGAATTATCACAAAACTTTAACCTGTAAATGTGTGGGGATATCCGAAATGTCACGAAACAACGCAGTGTTAGCGTCGCTAATCTGATAAACGTTGATAAAGTGAGGCTAACGTTGTGCTGACAATGCGTCAGGTTTATGTGAAGCTGTTTCCATTGAAGAAACGTGAGGTTTTGGGATTGTTTTGCTCTGGACCTTCCCATTGAGTCCGCCATTATGTTTGTATGCTATATTTGTTGGTTGGAGAGGGCATGAGAAGGACAGACATGTGTGGTGACTGTCTGACGTTTATGAATATCAGACAAAAAAGAGTTGCCCATACCTGCATGGAAGCAGTCCATTTCAGTCATCTGCTATCACCACAGTTTAGAGACAATGCCTCTAAATTATTTGTATGTGCAGTAAGGGCTATTATTACCTCAGTAGTTTTAATTTGATGATTTAATAGTCACAATGAGGTTCAACTACCAGGGGGAACTAGCTGAGAATAAGGGCTTTTCAAAACTACTTGGGGAAagtaatatttataatatgcTCTTTTAATTTCTGAATACTGTAATCAGCTTTTACTGTCAGCTCAAATGCACTCACCACTTTATTATTTCCCCCTGTGGAGCACCTGGGAGCCAAAGCAGTGTGCAGTCATGTGGCCTGTGATGTGGACAGCGCTACGGACCTATGCCCCTTACGTCACCTTCCCCGTGGCCTTCGTGGTGGGCGCGGTTGGCTACAGCCTGGAGTGGTTCGTCAGAGGGACCCCTAAACCTCGAGAGGAGAAGGGCATCCTGGAGctaagggaggagaggaagctagAGGAACAGGCAGGCATGGACAGCACCCAGGTGCTTAGCCTCAAAGAGAAACTGGAGTTCACACCCAAAGCGGCTCTGAACAGGAACCGACCCGAAAAGAGCTAGCCCATCATGTTATTGGTGTGAGAGACTTGTTTTTGCCCTTTTCTCAGCAGGAGAGCAAAGGGGTCAAAAACACCTGTGCAGCCATACATCCTCATCCATGCTGACCAGAAAGCATCAGTTCACTTGTGTAATTATTGGCTACCTTTTAGAGGGTGATCATAAACCCTTTAATTGAGTCAAATATAGCTTAAGTGTGCTGTATGTGATTCTTTGACCTTCCTTCTGATGTTGCACATGACTGTTAATGCAAGACACTGCAATTACAACAATcctgaaggtgcaatatgtaagaattgaccatctgttgaattcatacGCAACACAAATACCACCAGAGTAATCACTGTTgcgttagctcagttagccgtgcagctagcagtccagacgGTGAGCTCGgagcactgggggagtgttggtgcttACACTGTTGGCACAGGACtgggatgggctggggctagctggttagcatgctaacctcgGTAAATATCACAAATTGTTATTCCTTTACATTCTGTGGAtaattgtagttttttttatgcTTCAGCTAAAATTCTTCCATACTGCACCTTTACATATTGATCCTTCAAATGTCCACGCTTCAAACTGTTAGCAGGCTTCGATGGGAACtggccattttctgttttatttaaatctaGTTGTGAGTAAAATGACACATGCTATTGTCTTTGctgattttcatgtttcaaGCCTGTCACAAAGCATTTctcctttttatctttttctgtaCATTTAGAAAGGACTTTTGTTTGtgaacaggagagaggaggaaggaaagacagGTCTTTGTTGCAGGCCTTTTTATCTCATGACATGTAACCTTTGATGGTATGTGACAAAATAATCCAACAGTATGGGAGGTCCCCTCAGGAAGTTTAAGCTACTTAGTCCCATTATTGTCTGAAACATCCATGTAATGCTTTCATTTAAGAAAGACTGTTTGCACACGAAAAGTTTTAATTATGTATGTCACTGAAAGCGTgatgaataaacatttttgtgtATGCTACAGCTGTGTTGATATTTCAGAAAATATCGGCATCTCCTTTAAGGAATTGTTGACATCGCCAGTTCCGCCCACTGATCTCTTCTAACAGagtaataaaacaaaagtttcaGGTTTTGTCACTTGTGTTACAGCAGCATTGTTTCACATTCAGGTCTGAACAAATAATCTGATCTCACTTGATTATGAAAACTGCTGCCAGGGACAGAAAGTAACATCAAAGTCAAAGGAAGGAAGTAATGGCTCTGCTCATTCAGCTTCAAGGAGGAAATTATTTTCGAGGGAacaggagagacaaagagatgaGAAATGGGGAAACCGGCAACTCATTCACCTTTTGGAATCTGGCCTGTAGACAATTATGTGTTCTGCCTCTTGCAAAGAAAGAGGATGATAACAGGGAAGACCAATTCATTTGAAAAAGTCtggacttttcagtttttcaaagcTGGCATTTAAATGACTCCTTATATTGTTGGTATGATGCTTTTGGATAAATTGTAGGTTATTGAGAAACCGTTGTGATCTATTGGAGCAATTATCACAATTTAATTTTCACAAGAGTTAAATACCTTTGTATGATAATACAAAACATTATATACATAGGTACCCTTAAAAAGAACAACCCCAAAACCTATAACTTCTGACTGGTCCAAGGCAGATGGAACCAGAAAACATCACATCTGACTCTGACATTCAGATGGGAAACACTTTAATTTGAGTGACAAAGACAAGCAAAGGAAACAATACAATGACTGTACAATACATGACGAGGTAAAAACTGGTTAAAAGTTTCTTGCCATCAACCCAGTGTTTACTTTCCtccgccatgtttcagcatcatatGACCAGCGCACTAATCTATTTAAGGTTACCCAATCAGTCATACATCTCCACTCAATGACCCCGTTAGCTGGATGACAACATGGTAGTTAAACCCTGTGTGAGGAACAGGGCCTACCCCGGCTAAAATCTGCATTCGCAATGATCTTGGAGGACGCTGTTATTAGACGAGTGTAATGATGTGTGGGATTGCTTTGAAGTTGGAAAAAACATGTCACCACCAAACAGTGACATGTACAACCCCGTGGGAAATTTTGTGAAAACATTCCTTTTCGATACAGCTGCACAGCGTGAGGCTAAAATTAACTTCATCCGTTAAAGGGCAGCTTGCCTCTCTTTATCTCACAGTCCATCAGTACTGTCAGGAATTATATACAAGTCCAAAAACAGCAAtgtgattaaaaatatatactgttattattatgaataaGGTAGTGCTCACAGAATATGTAGACGGACCGTCACTCAGCACTTGAGTGATGTTGCTTTTACCCGTCATGACGTCTGCCCTCCCTTCGCAGGCTCTCAAGAGCGGTGATGTGCCAGGAAACAAAGACTTTAATAAGAATTCATCATTGATCGAAGACGGACGAGTTATCGGTGTCGTAAAGGCcacaaaatgagaaaacttTATGGAGCTTTTGAAATCCAACACATGACTCACATCAACTTAGAGAGAAACTCCAATAATTATTTTGTTGACACTTTAACTCCAGTCCCGCAGCCTTTCCTGTGTTAAATAATGAAACAGAAAGGTCCACCTCTCCCGCACCCCAGGAGCTCTCTTAATGAATAACCTTTCCAGTATGCCAAGATGAGTTCCGCTACGTTACCCCGCCAGCTAGTGAAATGGGGAAAGATTATAAAGCCCAGATTTACATTGGCACCACAGCGGTAAACGGTGCGCTATCGGCAGTCATCAGCTTGTACTCCCCACTTAAGTTTGCTATCAGAGTGGAATGACCCGCTCCAGAGTGGAATGACCTCGGCTGTGCATGTTTAGCTCGTCAATTACTTCAAGCTGGTGGAAGTTTCCATGTGAAACCAGTGAGGACGGAGAGGCTCAATTGTACtgcgagagagagagttaaCTCGGGAGTGTTTTTAGGTGtgtgaaaggtgtgtgtgtcctccaggGAACAATCAGAGGACAGGTCTGCTGACTAACAATGGCCCAGCGGCTTAGAACAGGACAGTACTGTGGGAACCGAGCGCCGAGGCTCCTGGGAAAGGACGGGGATGTTTGGAGGTGCTCCATTGTTTTTGCTGGATGATGGGGATAATGGGCGTGGGTGATGCTggttgttccttttttttttttttttaaaggaggtACAATTCAACATCCTGAGTGGACAGGCCGGAGACGTTGTTCCCTGTGCTGCAGGAACAATAGAGCCGTCTGCCTGCTGGAAGGGCACCACATCCCCTATttaacaaccacacacacacagaacacaggaATACAGGTACTGCTGTATATCATATTTATATACAGACATAATCCTGGATGTAAACATATGGAGAGTCTCATCCTAGTAGGGGAAGTCAAAGTATTTGCAGGTATATTCTCACGGGGGACATTTGAAGAACGAAAATCAACTAAAGTTCTCTGACAGCCAGGATGCATTAGATATTTGGATTCCCTAAATTAGCTGACATCAGATGTGAGTCAAACATCTGATATCAACCATGCCAGTGAGCGAGAACTGCTGTTTCAGAAACGATCTCACCCTATAAAAAAATAGAGTTCTCTCAAATTGAAACGTGCTGAACAACCGGTAAAAAAACACATCGGCCAGCtttatatgttgttgttttcctcttaaagcaacatttggAAACTAATTAAATCTTAAGTCCCTCTTTTATCAGGTCTGAAGGAGAAACAGGATGGTTGCATTCTTCATGTAttaaactttaaagctgcatcaaTTGTTTATTgggtggttgtttttttcactcggtgTAAGTAGAatgagctgaaaacacaacactcaCAGATTATCACCTGAAAATCTGACTGAGCAACATTTGCAGTTACAATAGTTATGTAATAGACACATGGATGGGCGGGTCAGTCGCAGGACTATGACCTTGGAGATCAGTTTTCAAATCATGTGTAAAGTTGATTAAGGACGTAGTTATTTAAAATTAGACATGTTATGCTCCTTTTCAGCCCCAATTTtcttttgggttactactagaataggtttacatgctttaatgctcaaaaattcagcagttttctcatactgtccagtgctgtaGCACTGTCTGAagcactctgttttagctcctgtctctctaAGGCCCCTCAAAtatgctctgattggtcggctcacacacgcctgagccagcaccgctcaccaTGTCTACAGTCGgctctgtcctgttttcaggtcctagttagcttcacttctatcgtgaatataggcatatactgtattatgcaaatgtgtgacatggcatgtgatgtcacaaagtcacagaataaaGGCAAGACTACTGACGCAGCATTTCAGGCCACCGGTTGGTATACATTTGGGGCTTTTAaacttttaagaccttttacatACACGAGAACCTATACAGCAcacttttcctaaacctaaccaagtagttttggtgccttcattttaaaaatataaacagatgTTGCGTATTTATTGTTGCAAACTTGAGACTGTTGTTGTCATGGGTAGGTTAGGCCAAAAGCAACAGTGACATGGCAGACCAGCAGGTCTATTACACAGTTTGGCGTGCACTTCAAGTTCCTGGCCACCTGACAAATATAAGTCCATTATTCACTTTCATTTAGCCATTTATGTCTCCACCAATTAATGGCTAAAATACCTATTTACCTGCTACATGCTTCACTGCATTCACTGGCTatttgctaactttgtctgttgttttgttcttggCAGGTTGCACACAGTCTGTCTAGCAGagcattttcactgaaaactgcTG is drawn from Pagrus major chromosome 3, Pma_NU_1.0 and contains these coding sequences:
- the smim12 gene encoding small integral membrane protein 12, with the protein product MWPVMWTALRTYAPYVTFPVAFVVGAVGYSLEWFVRGTPKPREEKGILELREERKLEEQAGMDSTQVLSLKEKLEFTPKAALNRNRPEKS